The Methanolacinia petrolearia DSM 11571 genome has a segment encoding these proteins:
- a CDS encoding ArsR family transcriptional regulator, translating to MTGHIRIVNDPIDLVPLLITFNNPEYKMIYDRLSKNWMTEIELSEDIEPEQVTGCLALLKKGNLIEEQWRMPKPGDKPQKEYKTTYSRFRANFQCTMDDLGDLIHASVSTDEKLRDIVDVIEKEVRGGNKSLNDLARNHNVSPVFIKGLAKRLPNLDVKGQGLVFVEKPGE from the coding sequence TTGACAGGACATATAAGAATCGTAAACGATCCAATTGATCTCGTTCCTCTTCTGATAACATTCAATAACCCTGAGTATAAGATGATATATGACAGGCTCAGTAAAAACTGGATGACAGAAATAGAGCTTTCTGAGGATATCGAACCTGAGCAGGTTACCGGTTGTCTTGCACTGCTGAAAAAAGGAAACCTCATAGAAGAACAGTGGCGGATGCCCAAGCCGGGAGATAAGCCGCAGAAAGAATATAAGACAACATACAGCAGGTTCAGGGCGAACTTTCAGTGTACAATGGACGACCTCGGTGATCTGATCCATGCGTCGGTATCGACTGATGAGAAGTTGAGAGATATTGTAGATGTAATTGAAAAAGAAGTTCGCGGAGGCAACAAGTCATTAAATGATCTGGCAAGAAATCATAATGTCAGTCCGGTCTTTATTAAGGGGCTCGCAAAGCGCCTTCCGAACCTCGATGTAAAGGGACAGGGGCTGGTATTCGTTGAAAAACCTGGAGAATGA
- the hypF gene encoding carbamoyltransferase HypF produces the protein MRKSGQIIIRGIVQGVGFRPFVYSEAEKYGIRGSVKNLGSEVRIIASGDHFDEFLKSVSKGTVLSRIDSVEVLDLEENADHHPRDFRIVESGTGELTGFIPPDVAICDECVKDIFEKEGRYENYWATSCVNCGPRYSIIREIPYDRERTTMEEFPCCPECKREYSSPRSRRHHAQTIACEKCGPELELLDKNGKSVDTSDPIRNTAELLDKGRILAIRGIGGYHLVCVENSASRLKKCLGRTEQPLAVMGLRDTIEDVCDVSTEEKEILSGPEHPIMVLYKKDPASHSDISNLNTLGCMLPYTGFHHLLFSHLKNPLLIMTSANSPGNPMITETGEAVDKLSNCVDYFLSHNRHIQNRCDDSVVREGYIIRLSRGYAPKRIGINLGSTVILGVGPELNSNATIYKKGFTYTSPHVGNVRNPPTLDYLRETVEKMERIIGAEYDFIAHDLHPQFLSTRYAKEIAESKGLETVAVQHHRAHIAAVTTEPCIGIAIDGVGYGDDGKIWGGEIFAGEITDLKRVGHLETVLMPGGDLATRFPGRMLYGIMQSDEVLELLSARGWGDIELGVLQKQVERRFNVAETSSTGRVLDAASALLDICRERTYDGEPAMKLESVASAGRCESWDLEYTSDEAGTVLSTRSLLETALEKMKTMKTAEIAASFQYNLARGVAHMAVGAAEKYGLENVAISGGVAYNHNIRTTIIDELEKHNLRPLLNSELPLGDGCISFGQCVCAGLMMR, from the coding sequence ATGCGTAAAAGTGGTCAGATAATAATAAGGGGAATAGTACAGGGAGTGGGTTTCAGGCCCTTTGTGTACTCGGAGGCAGAAAAATACGGAATCAGGGGTTCGGTTAAAAATCTCGGAAGTGAAGTAAGGATCATAGCATCCGGCGATCATTTCGATGAATTCCTCAAATCTGTTTCAAAAGGGACAGTTCTTTCAAGGATAGATTCGGTCGAGGTACTGGATCTTGAAGAAAATGCAGATCATCACCCCCGGGATTTCAGGATTGTCGAAAGCGGAACAGGAGAACTCACCGGATTTATCCCGCCGGATGTCGCCATCTGTGACGAATGCGTAAAGGATATCTTTGAAAAAGAAGGCAGGTATGAAAATTACTGGGCGACGTCATGTGTCAATTGCGGTCCGAGATACAGCATCATCAGGGAAATCCCCTATGACCGGGAAAGAACGACGATGGAAGAATTTCCCTGCTGCCCCGAATGCAAAAGAGAATACTCCAGCCCGCGATCAAGACGCCATCATGCACAGACCATAGCCTGTGAAAAATGCGGCCCGGAACTCGAACTGCTTGACAAGAACGGTAAATCTGTCGACACAAGTGATCCCATAAGGAATACCGCAGAGCTTCTTGACAAAGGCAGGATACTTGCGATCAGGGGAATAGGGGGATACCATCTGGTCTGCGTCGAAAATTCGGCTTCAAGACTTAAGAAATGCCTCGGGAGGACAGAGCAGCCGCTTGCGGTTATGGGCCTCCGGGATACCATCGAAGACGTCTGCGATGTCTCCACTGAGGAAAAAGAGATCCTGTCCGGCCCGGAACACCCGATAATGGTGCTGTATAAAAAAGATCCGGCATCGCATTCAGATATCTCAAACCTCAATACGCTCGGGTGCATGCTGCCCTACACGGGTTTTCACCACCTTCTCTTTTCGCATCTTAAAAATCCACTGCTGATCATGACAAGCGCCAACTCTCCCGGAAATCCCATGATTACTGAAACAGGAGAAGCCGTGGATAAGCTGTCAAACTGCGTTGATTATTTCCTCTCGCATAACCGCCATATTCAAAACAGGTGCGACGATTCGGTTGTAAGAGAGGGATACATAATCCGCCTCTCAAGAGGATATGCACCTAAGAGGATCGGAATCAACCTCGGTTCAACCGTAATTCTCGGGGTGGGCCCTGAACTGAATTCGAACGCAACAATATACAAAAAAGGATTCACATACACCTCCCCCCATGTTGGAAATGTAAGGAACCCGCCCACACTCGATTATCTCAGGGAAACTGTAGAAAAGATGGAGAGGATCATCGGGGCCGAATATGATTTTATCGCACACGATCTTCACCCGCAGTTCCTCTCGACAAGGTACGCCAAAGAGATTGCGGAATCGAAAGGCCTTGAAACCGTGGCGGTTCAGCATCACCGCGCCCACATTGCGGCAGTAACGACCGAACCCTGTATAGGGATCGCGATCGACGGTGTCGGCTACGGCGACGACGGAAAGATCTGGGGAGGGGAGATCTTCGCAGGCGAGATCACAGATCTAAAAAGAGTCGGTCACCTGGAAACCGTTTTGATGCCCGGCGGTGACCTGGCCACCCGCTTCCCCGGGAGAATGTTATACGGAATAATGCAGTCGGACGAAGTCCTCGAACTCCTCTCAGCGAGAGGCTGGGGCGATATTGAACTGGGCGTCCTGCAAAAGCAGGTTGAAAGGAGATTCAACGTGGCAGAAACCAGCAGTACCGGGAGAGTCCTTGATGCCGCTTCAGCCCTTCTCGACATCTGCCGCGAGAGAACCTACGACGGAGAGCCGGCGATGAAACTCGAATCGGTTGCTTCAGCCGGGAGATGCGAGTCCTGGGATCTGGAATATACGAGCGATGAAGCGGGGACGGTTCTCTCGACAAGAAGCCTGCTCGAAACGGCGCTTGAAAAAATGAAGACGATGAAGACCGCTGAAATTGCAGCTTCATTCCAGTACAATCTCGCGAGAGGAGTTGCGCATATGGCTGTCGGTGCCGCCGAAAAATACGGCCTCGAAAACGTTGCAATCAGCGGTGGAGTGGCGTACAACCATAATATCAGGACGACGATTATCGACGAACTGGAGAAACATAATCTAAGGCCACTTCTCAACAGCGAACTCCCTCTTGGAGACGGGTGCATCTCATTCGGGCAGTGTGTCTGCGCCGGCCTTATGATGAGATGA
- the pdxS gene encoding pyridoxal 5'-phosphate synthase lyase subunit PdxS has translation MKLEELRFGTELIKRGFASMQKGGVIMDVVNAEQAVIAEEAGAVAVMALERVPADIRKAGGVARMADTAIVEEIIDAVTIPVMGKARIGHFVEARVLEAIGVDMIDESEVLTPADEEFHIDKKEFTVPFVCGARNLGEACRRIAEGAAMIRTKGEAGTGNVVEAVRHMRSITGEIRMLQGMSSQETAAYARSIEAPVDIVTECAKLGRLPVVNFSAGGIATPADAALMMQLGADGVFVGSGIFKSEKPAVMASAIVQAVDHFTDAKVIAEVSRGLGDAMPGLDVHLLREDEVLSTRGN, from the coding sequence ATGAAACTTGAGGAATTACGTTTCGGAACAGAACTTATCAAGAGAGGTTTTGCTTCGATGCAGAAGGGCGGCGTGATAATGGACGTCGTTAATGCAGAACAGGCTGTAATTGCAGAAGAGGCAGGCGCAGTTGCGGTAATGGCCCTTGAGCGTGTTCCGGCGGATATAAGAAAGGCTGGCGGTGTCGCGAGGATGGCTGACACCGCAATAGTCGAAGAGATCATCGATGCGGTAACGATCCCCGTAATGGGAAAGGCAAGGATCGGTCATTTCGTCGAAGCGAGAGTGCTTGAGGCAATAGGTGTCGATATGATCGACGAGAGTGAGGTTCTTACCCCGGCCGACGAGGAATTCCATATAGATAAAAAAGAGTTCACAGTTCCTTTCGTATGCGGTGCCAGGAATCTCGGGGAAGCCTGCAGGAGAATTGCAGAAGGTGCTGCAATGATCAGGACAAAAGGCGAAGCAGGCACAGGCAATGTAGTCGAGGCAGTCAGGCACATGAGATCGATTACGGGCGAGATCAGGATGCTCCAGGGAATGTCCTCACAGGAGACTGCAGCCTATGCAAGAAGCATCGAAGCTCCGGTCGATATCGTCACCGAATGTGCAAAACTCGGAAGACTTCCTGTAGTAAACTTCTCTGCAGGAGGCATCGCAACGCCCGCAGATGCAGCACTTATGATGCAGCTCGGGGCCGACGGTGTTTTCGTCGGGTCGGGAATATTCAAATCGGAAAAACCTGCCGTTATGGCATCAGCAATAGTTCAGGCGGTTGACCACTTCACCGATGCGAAGGTAATCGCCGAAGTCAGCCGCGGCCTCGGCGATGCGATGCCCGGCCTCGATGTACACCTGTTAAGGGAAGACGAGGTGCTTTCCACCCGTGGAAATTAA
- the pdxT gene encoding pyridoxal 5'-phosphate synthase glutaminase subunit PdxT, whose product MEIKAGVLALQGDVSEHLDAFDRTLDSIKDIDGYEVFALKRPEDVESCQAIAIPGGESTTISRLIDRNNLREPLKTFSGGIFATCAGMVLSASRIVDDDDVKPLSIMDIEVKRNAFGRQKDSFESEIQIEGLSEPFRAVFIRAPVAVSAGPGVKVIGKIDDGIVAAMQGKNMALAFHPELGDDLRLHELFIRNLAGHLRV is encoded by the coding sequence GTGGAAATTAAGGCAGGAGTTCTTGCCCTCCAGGGAGACGTCAGTGAGCATCTCGATGCATTTGACCGAACCCTGGACTCTATAAAGGATATTGACGGTTATGAGGTCTTCGCCCTGAAAAGGCCGGAGGATGTCGAATCATGCCAGGCCATTGCAATACCGGGCGGAGAGTCGACCACAATATCGCGCCTGATCGACAGGAATAACCTGAGGGAACCGTTGAAGACTTTCAGTGGAGGGATCTTTGCCACCTGCGCCGGCATGGTGCTTTCCGCCTCAAGGATCGTTGATGATGATGACGTGAAGCCGTTATCCATAATGGATATCGAAGTGAAGCGGAACGCCTTCGGCAGACAAAAGGACTCTTTCGAATCGGAAATACAGATAGAAGGCCTTTCGGAACCGTTCAGGGCTGTCTTCATCCGGGCACCGGTTGCAGTCTCGGCAGGACCCGGGGTGAAAGTCATCGGAAAGATAGATGACGGGATCGTCGCAGCAATGCAGGGCAAAAATATGGCTCTTGCGTTTCACCCGGAATTGGGAGACGATCTCAGGCTTCACGAGCTTTTTATCAGGAACCTGGCAGGGCATCTTCGGGTTTAG
- a CDS encoding transporter substrate-binding domain-containing protein, whose amino-acid sequence MDPRLSTAFRRLVGSLLILVIILNLIISPGYAAYSEDQVLVVGADEYFPPYEYIDYNGRPAGFNIDIMNAVAEEMSLNISIRPGPWYEVRSDLESGRIDFISGMFYSGERDLLVNFSDPYISVSHTIFVREGSDIGGAGDLTGKEIVVEEGDIMHDYVMGLDGSNTIITTHNQSEALLLLASGKYDAALLSKLHGDYLIMQYGLSGVKTAGPPIEIREYCVAASANASCLLPVINEGLVIIRKNGKYDEIYKKWFGTLEEREFFLTLVNIVIFILLPVIVLLAIALIWSVSLRKKLIKTSSELRNEHFQQEIVKTALQESKDKYRVLFNSLNEGVFLCEYDPEKNSGRIIEVNDTACRRLGYTREEMIDKNVFEFTRLLSSGCEELNEKLSGEKNEVSYYAEHVRKDGSVFPVHVKARLLSYGGREYVLQLARDITKERESDEREAEALKKIEMNLIQLATLNDEIRNPLMVIAGVTDMEIKDSKEIILDQVQKIDEIIGKLDQSWIESAKIRKFLKKHMEIKEEEENPGKK is encoded by the coding sequence ATGGATCCCCGTTTATCAACAGCCTTCAGGCGACTTGTTGGCTCCCTGCTAATTCTGGTCATAATACTTAATTTAATAATATCGCCGGGATATGCTGCTTATTCTGAAGATCAGGTTCTGGTAGTCGGTGCTGACGAGTACTTCCCCCCCTATGAGTATATAGATTATAATGGCCGGCCAGCAGGTTTCAATATAGACATAATGAATGCAGTCGCCGAAGAGATGTCACTTAATATCAGCATACGGCCAGGTCCCTGGTATGAAGTGAGAAGCGATCTTGAAAGCGGAAGAATTGACTTCATAAGCGGTATGTTCTACTCCGGGGAGCGGGATCTTCTGGTCAATTTCTCTGACCCCTATATCTCCGTATCACATACTATATTCGTAAGGGAAGGTTCAGATATCGGGGGAGCTGGTGACCTGACAGGGAAGGAGATAGTAGTCGAAGAGGGAGACATTATGCATGACTACGTCATGGGACTTGACGGTTCGAATACGATAATTACTACACACAACCAGTCCGAAGCGCTTTTACTTCTTGCATCCGGAAAATATGACGCAGCACTTCTCTCAAAACTGCACGGGGATTACCTGATTATGCAGTACGGACTCTCTGGGGTCAAAACGGCTGGCCCACCTATAGAGATAAGGGAATACTGTGTTGCCGCATCCGCAAATGCCAGCTGTCTTCTTCCCGTAATAAATGAAGGTCTTGTCATAATCAGGAAGAACGGGAAGTATGATGAGATCTACAAAAAATGGTTCGGTACGTTAGAGGAGAGGGAATTCTTTCTGACTCTGGTGAATATTGTAATATTCATACTTCTGCCTGTCATTGTTCTTCTTGCTATCGCATTGATCTGGTCGGTTTCTTTGAGAAAAAAATTGATCAAAACCTCTTCGGAGCTGAGAAACGAACATTTTCAGCAGGAAATAGTTAAAACTGCATTGCAGGAAAGCAAGGATAAGTACAGGGTTCTGTTCAATTCTTTAAACGAGGGGGTATTCCTTTGCGAATATGATCCTGAGAAAAATAGCGGCAGAATTATTGAGGTAAACGATACAGCCTGCCGTCGTCTCGGCTATACCCGTGAGGAGATGATAGACAAGAATGTCTTTGAATTTACACGGTTGCTGTCTTCCGGTTGTGAAGAACTCAATGAAAAACTCAGTGGAGAAAAGAATGAGGTCTCGTATTATGCAGAACATGTACGGAAAGACGGATCTGTTTTTCCGGTACATGTGAAGGCACGCCTCCTCAGTTATGGCGGCAGGGAATATGTACTCCAGCTCGCACGCGACATCACGAAGGAGAGAGAGTCCGATGAACGCGAAGCTGAGGCCCTGAAAAAAATAGAGATGAACCTTATTCAGCTTGCAACCCTTAACGACGAAATTCGAAATCCCCTCATGGTTATTGCAGGTGTAACTGATATGGAGATCAAAGATTCGAAGGAGATCATTTTAGATCAGGTGCAAAAGATAGACGAGATTATAGGTAAACTTGATCAGAGCTGGATTGAGTCGGCGAAGATCAGGAAATTCCTGAAAAAACACATGGAAATAAAAGAGGAAGAAGAAAATCCCGGTAAAAAATAG
- a CDS encoding response regulator, translating to MPEKILILDDEKPILEIMSLFLRRKGNEVSCFSSGTKALESLRHESEAGVPYTVAILDVSIPGDRGARELVGPMKEINPDLRVIISSGDSVEGAMENPSFYGFSASLKKPFRAADIDKSIEEAKND from the coding sequence ATGCCTGAAAAAATTCTCATATTGGATGATGAAAAGCCAATACTTGAGATTATGTCTTTGTTTTTAAGGAGAAAAGGGAATGAAGTGTCCTGTTTTTCCAGCGGAACGAAGGCCCTTGAAAGCCTCAGGCATGAATCGGAAGCAGGCGTCCCTTATACTGTGGCAATACTCGATGTATCCATACCGGGAGATCGTGGTGCCAGGGAACTTGTCGGACCGATGAAAGAGATAAATCCCGATCTGAGGGTAATCATATCCAGCGGCGACTCTGTAGAAGGAGCGATGGAGAATCCGTCTTTTTACGGATTTTCAGCCTCATTAAAAAAACCGTTTCGGGCGGCCGATATCGATAAATCCATTGAAGAAGCAAAAAATGACTAA
- a CDS encoding PEGA domain-containing protein: MKKMFVLIAAVSIIAALLPLSVSAASIGGDQGWINVYCNVDGASVYFDGQYKGEIVDGIYTQAVYSTGTPYHSISVEKSGYSTWSEELDTNPGMGESMNVYATINPVTVVPTLIGGDVGYYTIYCNVDGADVYFNSDYKGQTANGELTVEVYTTGTPYTTYTVSKSGYTSFTAQISEYPTAGETDKLYATLVASEPTATQTSPVSVFAVIGALVAGLVGFALIAKKN; this comes from the coding sequence ATGAAGAAAATGTTCGTTTTAATCGCAGCCGTTTCGATAATTGCTGCATTGTTACCCCTTAGTGTATCGGCTGCAAGTATAGGCGGGGATCAGGGATGGATTAATGTCTATTGTAACGTTGACGGAGCATCTGTATATTTCGATGGTCAATACAAGGGAGAAATTGTTGACGGGATCTATACCCAGGCAGTATATTCGACAGGCACGCCCTATCATTCAATAAGTGTTGAAAAATCAGGATACTCTACATGGTCCGAAGAGCTGGATACAAATCCAGGAATGGGAGAATCCATGAATGTGTATGCCACAATCAATCCAGTCACAGTAGTACCTACGTTAATCGGTGGCGATGTCGGGTACTATACAATCTACTGCAATGTTGACGGAGCAGATGTATATTTCAACTCCGACTACAAGGGACAGACTGCGAACGGTGAACTTACCGTAGAGGTCTATACGACCGGAACACCCTATACGACATATACGGTCAGTAAGTCCGGTTATACATCATTTACAGCCCAGATCTCCGAGTACCCTACAGCTGGAGAAACCGATAAACTTTACGCCACGCTTGTCGCATCAGAGCCGACAGCCACGCAGACAAGTCCCGTTTCAGTATTTGCAGTGATAGGGGCATTGGTCGCAGGTCTTGTAGGATTTGCTTTAATTGCAAAAAAGAACTAA
- the rpl12p gene encoding 50S ribosomal protein P1, producing MEYIYAALILHSAGKEINEEAVSAVLTAAGIAVDDSRVKALIAALDGVDIAEAIEKSAVAAVAAAPAAAAPAAEAAPAQEEAAEEEEKADEEGGMAGLGALFG from the coding sequence ATGGAGTACATCTACGCAGCACTTATTCTGCACAGCGCAGGAAAGGAAATTAATGAAGAGGCTGTCTCAGCAGTTCTGACAGCCGCAGGTATAGCAGTCGACGACAGCAGGGTCAAAGCTCTTATTGCAGCTCTTGACGGAGTTGACATTGCAGAGGCAATCGAGAAATCTGCAGTAGCAGCAGTTGCAGCAGCACCTGCAGCGGCAGCACCCGCAGCAGAAGCAGCACCTGCTCAGGAAGAGGCAGCAGAGGAAGAAGAGAAAGCTGACGAGGAAGGCGGAATGGCCGGTCTCGGAGCACTCTTCGGCTAA
- a CDS encoding 50S ribosomal protein L10, with amino-acid sequence MPLYTTHLPQWKKDEVGKIKELSEQYKLTGLVDLHGIPAKQLQEMRRDLRGSAVLKMTRNTLIEHAFSQLGGDISEINSYIDGQSALIYTNENPFKLYKKLKETMTKMVAKPGDIAPEDISVSKGPTAFPPGPIVGQLQQAGIPAAIESGKVVIRENKTVVKAGEEISAKMADVLAKLDVRPIDVGLNLQIACYEGTFFEPKTLDIDENKYFNNVVLAAQQAFNLSVNAAYPTTTTAGAIIGKAVREARNLGVEAAVYEKDVVEMIIGRAQREMLALRAIVE; translated from the coding sequence ATGCCGTTATATACGACACACCTTCCGCAGTGGAAAAAGGATGAAGTTGGAAAGATCAAAGAACTCTCTGAGCAGTATAAACTGACAGGTCTTGTAGACCTTCATGGCATTCCTGCAAAACAGCTGCAGGAGATGCGCCGCGACCTGAGAGGCTCGGCAGTCCTGAAGATGACGAGAAATACTCTTATCGAGCATGCATTCAGCCAGCTCGGCGGAGACATTTCGGAAATCAACTCGTATATCGACGGCCAGAGCGCTTTGATCTACACGAATGAAAACCCCTTCAAGCTTTACAAGAAGCTTAAGGAGACCATGACCAAGATGGTTGCAAAGCCCGGCGACATCGCACCGGAGGATATTTCCGTATCCAAGGGACCGACCGCGTTTCCGCCCGGACCAATCGTCGGTCAGCTTCAGCAGGCAGGAATCCCTGCGGCTATCGAGAGCGGAAAGGTCGTCATTCGTGAAAACAAAACTGTGGTAAAGGCGGGTGAAGAGATCAGCGCCAAGATGGCGGATGTTCTCGCAAAACTCGACGTCAGACCTATCGACGTCGGTTTGAACCTCCAAATCGCGTGTTATGAAGGCACATTCTTTGAGCCGAAAACACTGGACATTGATGAGAACAAGTACTTCAACAATGTTGTCCTTGCAGCTCAGCAGGCATTCAACCTGTCTGTCAATGCAGCATATCCGACCACGACAACAGCCGGTGCAATCATAGGAAAGGCTGTCCGCGAGGCCAGAAACCTCGGAGTAGAGGCAGCGGTCTATGAGAAGGACGTTGTCGAGATGATTATCGGACGTGCACAGAGAGAGATGCTTGCACTCAGGGCAATTGTTGAATAA
- a CDS encoding 50S ribosomal protein L1: MVERVQILKAVNEAVEKAPKRNFQESMEISINLKNLDMAQPKNRIDETMILPKGTGKTVKIAVLGKGDITTQAKAASVDLIIGPEEIERLGGEPREARKMAEEYNFFLAETAVMPLVGRYLGTRLGPRGKMPQPVPPGMDVGPIVERLRNSVKFRTKDKMTFHVRVGSTGMSPEDVAENIDAIMKKVESSLASGSMNVRSVYVKTSMGPAVRLI, from the coding sequence TTGGTAGAAAGGGTCCAGATTCTTAAGGCCGTAAACGAGGCCGTAGAGAAGGCGCCAAAGAGGAATTTTCAGGAGAGTATGGAAATATCCATCAACCTGAAGAATCTCGATATGGCGCAACCGAAAAACCGTATTGATGAGACAATGATTCTGCCTAAGGGAACAGGCAAGACTGTAAAGATTGCCGTTCTCGGAAAAGGAGATATCACCACTCAGGCAAAGGCTGCAAGTGTAGATCTCATCATTGGACCAGAAGAGATAGAGCGTCTCGGCGGCGAGCCGCGTGAAGCAAGGAAAATGGCTGAAGAGTACAACTTCTTCCTTGCAGAAACAGCAGTAATGCCGCTTGTCGGACGTTATCTCGGTACAAGACTTGGTCCCCGCGGTAAAATGCCACAGCCCGTCCCCCCGGGAATGGATGTCGGACCAATCGTTGAGCGTCTTCGCAATTCTGTCAAATTCCGTACAAAGGACAAAATGACATTCCATGTCAGGGTCGGTTCGACCGGCATGAGTCCCGAGGATGTTGCAGAAAATATCGACGCTATCATGAAGAAGGTTGAGTCCAGTCTTGCGAGTGGATCTATGAACGTACGCTCGGTTTATGTAAAGACATCCATGGGCCCTGCAGTGAGGTTGATATAA
- a CDS encoding 50S ribosomal protein L11: MGEVVEVLVPGGKATAGPPLGPALGPLGINVKAVVDEINNKTREFNGMQVPVKVQVDDKKNFTISVGVPPAAALVISECGLEKGSGEPNTNKVGDLPFEAAVRIARMKLDDMLSYDVKNAVKEVVGTCVSVGVTVDGKNPKDMFALIDAGEYDGQLN, encoded by the coding sequence ATGGGAGAAGTAGTCGAGGTTTTGGTACCCGGCGGCAAGGCTACAGCAGGTCCCCCTCTGGGACCTGCGTTGGGCCCTCTCGGAATCAACGTGAAGGCTGTTGTTGACGAGATCAACAACAAGACCCGGGAATTTAACGGAATGCAGGTTCCTGTTAAAGTTCAGGTCGACGACAAGAAGAACTTCACAATATCCGTGGGTGTCCCACCCGCAGCTGCACTCGTAATCTCGGAGTGCGGACTTGAGAAGGGTTCAGGCGAACCCAACACAAACAAAGTGGGAGACTTGCCGTTTGAAGCTGCTGTTCGCATTGCCCGCATGAAACTGGACGACATGCTTTCATATGATGTCAAAAACGCCGTAAAGGAAGTTGTTGGCACATGTGTAAGCGTTGGAGTCACAGTAGACGGCAAAAATCCGAAGGATATGTTTGCCCTCATCGATGCAGGCGAATACGACGGCCAGCTAAATTGA
- a CDS encoding transcription elongation factor Spt5 — MTEEAVKNKIYAIKTTAKQERTVVDNIIKALEDHDEINVVAVMAPDELKGYVLVESPDPIARIEQLREMVPNARTVVKGETSFHEVEHFLEPKPVVSGIDEGTIVELIAGPFKGEKAIVKRVDTSKEEITVELYESMVPIPITVRGDNVRVIDKMAED, encoded by the coding sequence ATGACCGAAGAAGCTGTAAAAAACAAGATATATGCGATAAAAACGACCGCGAAACAGGAGCGGACGGTTGTCGACAATATAATCAAGGCTCTGGAGGACCACGACGAGATCAATGTAGTCGCGGTCATGGCCCCTGATGAGCTCAAGGGATACGTTCTCGTAGAAAGCCCTGATCCCATCGCAAGGATCGAGCAACTCAGGGAGATGGTCCCGAACGCCCGTACGGTGGTGAAGGGCGAGACCTCCTTCCACGAGGTCGAGCATTTCCTCGAGCCGAAACCGGTAGTCAGCGGAATTGACGAAGGTACGATCGTTGAGCTCATCGCCGGACCGTTCAAGGGCGAGAAGGCGATCGTCAAGCGTGTCGACACTTCCAAAGAGGAGATCACGGTCGAACTCTACGAGAGTATGGTTCCGATCCCGATCACCGTCCGCGGGGACAATGTCCGTGTGATCGACAAGATGGCTGAAGACTAA
- a CDS encoding protein translocase SEC61 complex subunit gamma: MAFKFDEELFKKYWRVLKLARTPGRDEFQKIALVAAAGIILIGLIGFIIYIIMNPFFS, encoded by the coding sequence ATGGCATTTAAATTCGATGAAGAACTGTTTAAAAAATACTGGCGCGTTCTGAAGCTCGCGAGAACTCCGGGCAGGGACGAGTTCCAGAAGATCGCCCTTGTTGCGGCAGCAGGAATAATATTAATCGGTCTGATTGGTTTCATCATATATATAATCATGAATCCATTCTTCTCGTAA